The following proteins are co-located in the Microvirga ossetica genome:
- a CDS encoding M10 family metallopeptidase — MPAVETYNSSGNSYVDAILGSLKWVPSHLSYSFPVTATSYGASYGDGETAKGFGAFNGSQQSIARSALDLFSAVSNLTFQEVGGTGAAAADLRFAQSDLPSTAWAYFPTTDATGGDVWVNNSSRNYASPAKGNYAYLTIVHEIGHALGLEHSHEGNMPLSRDSMEYTVMSYRSYVGASIYSGYANETWGYAQSLMTYDIAAIQHMYGANFATNSGNTTYSWSPTTGEMSIDGARQGAPGGNRILQTVWDGGGNDTYSFAGYTTELTIDLQPGAWTTTSQEQLAKLYWDGSELATGNIANALLYQGNPLSLIENASGGSGSDVITGNVAANNLRGNGGSDKLYGLSGNDILIGGSGKDLLNGGGGKDAASYAVAKASVTADLQSPSSNRGEAAGDTYVSIEGLVGSAHSDKLRGNGAANTIEGDGGNDTLYGRGGNDALHGGAGRDKLYGQGGKDLLIGGSGADTFVFQASSDSRRSTVDTIQDFVRGSDHIDLRGIDAKTSVAGDQAFTFIGKAAFHHKAGELRFADGIVSGDVNGDASADFKIAVTGLTALSKSDFYL, encoded by the coding sequence ATGCCAGCTGTCGAGACCTACAATTCCTCGGGAAACTCTTACGTCGATGCCATTTTGGGCAGCCTCAAATGGGTGCCGAGCCATCTCAGCTACAGCTTCCCGGTGACGGCTACCTCCTACGGCGCCTCCTACGGGGACGGTGAGACCGCCAAGGGATTTGGAGCCTTCAACGGCAGCCAGCAATCGATCGCGCGATCCGCACTGGACCTCTTCTCGGCCGTCAGCAACCTGACCTTCCAGGAAGTCGGCGGAACTGGCGCAGCGGCGGCCGATCTGCGCTTTGCTCAATCGGATTTGCCGAGCACCGCATGGGCCTATTTTCCGACCACGGACGCCACAGGCGGCGATGTGTGGGTCAACAATTCCAGCCGCAATTACGCGAGCCCCGCAAAGGGGAACTACGCCTATCTCACCATCGTCCATGAGATCGGACACGCCCTAGGTCTCGAGCACTCCCACGAGGGCAACATGCCGCTGTCGCGCGACAGCATGGAATACACGGTGATGAGCTATCGCTCATATGTCGGTGCCTCGATCTATTCGGGCTATGCGAACGAGACCTGGGGTTATGCCCAGTCCCTCATGACGTATGACATCGCCGCGATCCAGCACATGTACGGTGCGAACTTCGCCACCAACAGCGGCAACACCACCTATTCCTGGAGCCCGACGACAGGCGAGATGTCCATCGATGGCGCGCGCCAGGGCGCTCCCGGCGGCAACCGGATCCTGCAGACCGTGTGGGATGGCGGCGGCAACGACACTTACAGCTTCGCAGGCTACACGACCGAACTGACAATCGATCTCCAGCCCGGCGCATGGACCACCACGTCGCAGGAGCAGCTTGCCAAGCTGTACTGGGACGGGTCGGAGCTCGCTACCGGCAACATTGCCAACGCCCTTCTCTATCAAGGCAATCCGCTCTCTCTCATCGAGAATGCCTCTGGCGGCTCGGGCAGCGACGTCATCACGGGCAATGTCGCGGCCAACAATCTTCGCGGCAATGGCGGCAGCGACAAGCTCTACGGACTAAGCGGCAACGACATTCTGATCGGCGGCAGCGGCAAGGATCTGCTGAACGGCGGCGGCGGCAAGGACGCCGCGAGCTATGCCGTCGCTAAGGCCTCCGTGACGGCCGACCTTCAATCCCCTTCGAGCAACCGGGGCGAAGCCGCGGGCGATACCTATGTCAGCATCGAGGGATTGGTCGGCAGCGCTCATAGTGACAAGCTTCGCGGCAATGGTGCTGCAAACACCATTGAGGGTGACGGAGGCAACGATACGCTTTACGGGCGCGGCGGCAATGACGCGCTGCACGGCGGCGCGGGCCGCGACAAGCTCTATGGCCAGGGCGGCAAGGATCTGCTCATCGGCGGCAGCGGCGCGGACACCTTCGTCTTTCAGGCTTCGAGCGACTCGCGCAGGTCCACCGTGGATACGATTCAGGATTTCGTCAGAGGCTCCGACCACATCGATCTGCGTGGCATCGACGCAAAAACATCCGTCGCCGGCGATCAGGCCTTCACCTTCATCGGCAAAGCCGCATTCCATCACAAGGCCGGCGAGCTGCGCTTTGCCGACGGCATCGTGTCGGGCGACGTGAACGGCGATGCGAGTGCCGACTTCAAGATCGCCGTCACAGGACTTACGGCGCTGTCCAAGAGCGACTTTTATTTGTGA
- a CDS encoding GAF domain-containing protein, producing the protein MFEAKPLSSSGSKRDFYASLAQQLTGLLEGEPDAIANAANMSALIYQLMPDLNWAGFYFMRGPGLVLGPFQGKVACVRIPVGRGVCGSAVERKESIVVPDVHAFPGHIACDSASRSELVVPLVKNGVVLGVLDLDSPSPNRFDDEDREGCERLVAIYLAASEISPDP; encoded by the coding sequence ATGTTCGAAGCCAAGCCCCTCTCGAGTTCCGGCAGCAAACGGGACTTCTACGCCTCGCTCGCCCAGCAGCTCACCGGGCTGCTGGAGGGCGAGCCGGATGCGATCGCCAACGCCGCCAACATGTCGGCATTGATCTATCAGCTGATGCCCGATCTGAACTGGGCCGGCTTCTACTTCATGCGCGGGCCGGGGCTCGTTCTCGGCCCATTCCAGGGCAAGGTCGCCTGCGTCCGCATCCCCGTGGGGCGCGGCGTCTGCGGCTCGGCCGTGGAGCGGAAGGAATCGATCGTCGTGCCGGACGTGCATGCTTTCCCGGGCCACATCGCCTGCGACAGCGCCTCCCGCTCGGAGCTCGTCGTGCCGCTCGTCAAGAACGGCGTCGTGCTGGGCGTGCTCGATCTCGACAGCCCGAGCCCGAACCGGTTCGACGATGAGGATCGCGAGGGCTGCGAGCGGCTGGTTGCGATCTATCTCGCAGCCTCCGAGATTTCGCCCGACCCGTAA
- a CDS encoding ABC transporter ATP-binding protein — translation MRFERCLFASMNQHKKSGDATRDVLRFTFRHWRAEPRYVALIVVTMMVSTLADVFMPVFAGRLVDAIAAGGDRGAALHAALIAFGCMTGLGLLMIVMRHLAFYGIVELTLRVMGRVAQDAFARVQRFSTDWHANSFAGSTVRKITRGMWALDLMHDTLLLALLPSLTVLAGSMIVLGLRWPVMGLVIGVSALAYIVMTGFLATLYVAPAARLANAWDTRVGGTLADALSCNPVVKAFGAEICEDGRLTWALGKWQSRTRRVWQRGTNSGTVQFIALLGIRAAIIGTAIWLWWDDRATPGDLAYVLTTYFVIHGYLRDVGMHINNLRRSVNDMEELVEIHRERIGVPDHAHATPIRIGRGEVVFDRVTFHYGGHVTPLYRDLSLTIRAGERVGLVGPSGSGKTTLVKLIQRLYDVTGGEIRIDGQNIADARQSSLRSQIAIVQQEPILFHRTLAENIAYGRPGAGMAEIERAARLANAHDFIMSLPKGYLTLVGERGVKLSGGERQRVAIARAFLADAPILILDEATSALDSESEVLIQQAMVRLMEGRTSIVIAHRLSTVRALDRILVFDKGRIVEEGDHLSLYRKGGLYRRLCDHQGLDLAGPARSGMAAE, via the coding sequence ATGCGCTTCGAGCGCTGCCTGTTCGCTTCCATGAACCAGCACAAGAAGAGCGGGGACGCCACCCGCGACGTTTTGAGATTCACCTTCCGCCACTGGCGCGCGGAGCCGCGCTATGTGGCGCTCATCGTGGTGACCATGATGGTCTCCACGCTCGCCGACGTGTTCATGCCCGTCTTCGCAGGGAGGCTCGTCGATGCCATCGCTGCAGGCGGCGACCGGGGCGCAGCGCTGCATGCGGCGCTGATCGCATTCGGCTGCATGACCGGCCTCGGCCTGCTGATGATCGTCATGCGGCACCTGGCATTCTACGGCATCGTGGAGCTGACGCTGCGCGTCATGGGGCGCGTGGCGCAGGACGCGTTCGCACGCGTGCAGCGCTTCTCGACCGATTGGCATGCGAACTCCTTCGCCGGCTCCACGGTGCGCAAGATCACGCGCGGCATGTGGGCGCTTGACCTGATGCACGACACGCTCTTGCTGGCGCTGCTGCCCTCGCTCACCGTGCTCGCCGGCTCGATGATCGTGCTCGGCCTGCGCTGGCCGGTGATGGGCCTCGTGATCGGCGTGAGTGCGCTCGCCTACATCGTGATGACGGGCTTTCTCGCCACCCTCTATGTCGCCCCGGCGGCGCGACTGGCGAATGCCTGGGATACGCGTGTCGGCGGCACCCTGGCCGATGCCTTGAGCTGCAACCCTGTCGTCAAGGCATTCGGCGCCGAGATCTGCGAGGACGGCCGGCTGACCTGGGCGCTGGGCAAATGGCAGAGTCGCACGCGGCGCGTCTGGCAGCGCGGCACCAACAGCGGCACGGTGCAGTTCATCGCCCTGCTCGGCATTCGCGCCGCCATCATCGGCACCGCGATCTGGCTGTGGTGGGACGACCGCGCCACGCCGGGCGATCTCGCCTATGTGCTCACGACCTATTTCGTAATCCACGGCTATCTGCGCGATGTGGGCATGCACATCAACAACCTGCGCCGTTCGGTGAACGACATGGAGGAGCTCGTCGAGATCCACCGGGAGCGCATCGGCGTGCCCGATCATGCCCATGCGACGCCGATCCGCATCGGGCGCGGAGAGGTCGTGTTCGACCGCGTCACGTTCCACTATGGCGGGCACGTCACGCCGCTCTACCGGGATCTTTCGTTGACGATCCGCGCCGGCGAGCGCGTGGGCCTCGTCGGTCCTTCCGGATCCGGCAAGACGACCCTCGTCAAGCTGATCCAGCGCCTCTACGACGTGACGGGCGGCGAGATCCGCATCGACGGGCAGAACATCGCCGATGCACGGCAATCGTCCCTGCGGTCGCAGATCGCCATCGTGCAGCAGGAGCCGATCCTGTTCCACCGCACGCTCGCCGAGAACATCGCCTATGGGCGGCCCGGTGCCGGCATGGCCGAGATCGAGCGTGCGGCGCGGCTCGCCAACGCGCATGACTTCATCATGAGCCTGCCCAAGGGCTACCTGACCCTGGTCGGCGAGCGCGGCGTGAAGCTGTCGGGCGGCGAGCGCCAGCGCGTCGCCATCGCCCGCGCGTTCCTGGCCGATGCGCCGATCCTGATCCTCGACGAGGCGACCTCCGCTCTCGACTCGGAATCGGAGGTGCTGATCCAGCAGGCCATGGTGCGGCTCATGGAGGGGCGCACCTCCATCGTGATCGCGCACCGCCTGTCCACGGTGCGCGCGCTCGACCGCATCCTCGTGTTCGACAAGGGCCGGATCGTGGAGGAGGGGGACCACTTAAGCCTCTATCGCAAGGGCGGTCTCTATCGCCGCCTCTGCGACCATCAGGGGCTCGACCTCGCCGGGCCAGCCCGGTCGGGCATGGCGGCGGAGTGA
- a CDS encoding MOSC domain-containing protein, translating into MDAIVTAVSRSATHSFSKANHEGIRLLAGLGVEGDAHLGTTVRHRSRVAKDPSQPNLRQVHLIHAELHDELRHAGFDVAAGAMGENITTRGIDLLGLPTGARLLIGKSAVIEVTGLRNPCVQIDRFRKGLMKAVLGKDEDGNLVRKSGIMGIVIEGGDIRPGDAVRAELPAGPHRPLQVV; encoded by the coding sequence ATGGATGCGATCGTCACGGCGGTGAGCCGCAGCGCGACACACAGCTTCAGCAAGGCCAATCATGAGGGCATTCGTCTTCTCGCCGGGCTCGGCGTCGAGGGCGACGCGCATCTCGGCACGACGGTCCGGCATCGTTCGCGGGTGGCGAAGGACCCGAGCCAACCGAACCTGCGGCAGGTCCACCTGATCCATGCCGAGCTGCACGATGAATTGCGGCACGCGGGCTTCGATGTCGCCGCCGGCGCGATGGGTGAGAACATCACCACGCGCGGTATCGATCTGCTCGGCCTTCCGACCGGCGCGCGCCTGCTGATCGGCAAGAGCGCGGTGATCGAAGTGACGGGCCTGCGCAACCCCTGCGTCCAGATCGACCGCTTCCGAAAAGGGCTCATGAAGGCCGTTCTCGGCAAGGACGAGGACGGCAACCTCGTCCGCAAATCCGGCATCATGGGCATCGTGATCGAGGGTGGCGACATCAGGCCGGGGGACGCCGTCCGGGCGGAGCTGCCGGCGGGTCCGCACCGACCGCTTCAGGTCGTATAG
- a CDS encoding DUF488 family protein has translation MAKPQVFTIGYEGADVDRFLGTLKDAGVETLADVRAVALSRKRGFSKSALRDALASREIGYQHFIKLGTPKEGRQAARAGDGDLMRRIYCDEVLVTEPAQEALRDLEALAQSQPICLLCFERDPANCHRRVLAQRLAEKGFETVDLTVL, from the coding sequence ATGGCAAAGCCGCAGGTTTTTACGATCGGATACGAGGGAGCGGATGTCGACCGCTTCCTCGGCACCTTGAAGGATGCGGGCGTTGAGACGCTTGCGGACGTGCGCGCCGTCGCGCTCTCGCGCAAGCGCGGCTTCTCGAAATCCGCGCTGCGCGATGCCTTGGCGAGCCGGGAGATCGGCTATCAGCACTTCATCAAGCTCGGCACGCCGAAGGAGGGCCGCCAGGCGGCCCGGGCCGGCGACGGCGACCTCATGCGCCGGATCTATTGCGACGAGGTTCTCGTCACTGAACCGGCACAGGAGGCTTTGCGCGATCTCGAGGCGCTGGCTCAAAGTCAGCCGATCTGCCTCCTGTGCTTCGAGCGCGATCCCGCCAATTGCCATCGCCGCGTGCTGGCGCAGCGTCTCGCGGAGAAAGGCTTCGAGACGGTGGATCTGACCGTTCTCTGA
- a CDS encoding cyclase dehydrase: MRYETERTRRRGQADTATDTLARGLGLFSIALGVVEVAAPRALARALGMKGQEGLIAGYGVREIATGIGILASKDPTPWIWGRVAGDGLDLATLATALEGNNPKKGNVGIAMAAVAGVTALDIYCAQTLSWESPHPLPPLQDYSDRSGFPRGIEQSHGAASDFEVPRDFRTPEALRPYTQPETPRHPQPSM; this comes from the coding sequence ATGCGCTACGAAACCGAAAGAACGCGCCGTCGCGGCCAGGCCGACACGGCGACCGACACCCTGGCCCGCGGGCTCGGCCTGTTCTCCATCGCCCTCGGCGTCGTCGAAGTGGCGGCGCCGCGCGCGTTGGCGCGGGCGCTCGGCATGAAGGGGCAGGAGGGTTTGATCGCCGGCTACGGCGTGCGCGAGATCGCAACCGGCATCGGAATCCTGGCTTCGAAGGATCCGACACCGTGGATCTGGGGCCGCGTGGCAGGCGATGGGCTCGATCTAGCGACGCTGGCGACGGCGCTCGAAGGCAATAATCCGAAGAAGGGCAATGTCGGCATCGCCATGGCGGCGGTGGCCGGCGTGACGGCGCTCGACATCTATTGCGCGCAGACCCTGAGCTGGGAAAGCCCGCATCCGCTGCCGCCGCTGCAGGATTATTCCGATCGCAGCGGCTTCCCGCGCGGCATCGAGCAATCGCACGGCGCGGCGAGCGACTTCGAGGTGCCGCGGGACTTCCGCACGCCGGAGGCGCTCCGCCCTTACACGCAACCGGAGACGCCTCGACATCCGCAGCCATCCATGTAA
- a CDS encoding zinc-dependent alcohol dehydrogenase gives MKALVWHGTTDIRCDSVPDPEIEQPRDAIIKVTSCAICGSDLHLYNHFMPGMKSGDIMGHETMGEVVEVGSEAKGKLKVGDRVVIPFTIICGECEQCKRGNFSVCERTNRNGHIAAKAFGHTTAGLFGYTHLTGGYAGGQAEYLRVPFADATHIKVPNGIPDEKLLFLSDIFPTGWQAAVQCDIQPTDTVAIWGCGPVGQMTIRSAILLGAKQVIAIDRIPERLAMAGAGGAITINIDEDSVIERLNELTNGKGPEKCIDAVGMEAHATATIDSMYDRVKQATMMETDRPHVLREMAYVCRPAGTLSIPGVYGGLLDKIPFGAIMNKGLTIRTGQTHVNRWSDDLLRRIEKGQIDPSFVITHTVSLDEGPDMYKVFRDKQDGCIKVVIKP, from the coding sequence ATGAAGGCGCTCGTTTGGCATGGCACCACCGACATCCGGTGCGACTCTGTTCCCGACCCCGAGATCGAGCAACCCCGTGACGCGATCATCAAGGTGACGAGCTGCGCCATCTGCGGCTCGGACCTTCATCTCTACAATCACTTCATGCCCGGCATGAAATCCGGCGACATCATGGGCCACGAAACCATGGGTGAGGTCGTCGAGGTCGGCTCAGAGGCCAAGGGTAAGCTCAAGGTCGGCGACCGGGTGGTGATCCCCTTCACCATCATCTGCGGCGAGTGCGAGCAGTGCAAACGCGGCAATTTCTCGGTCTGCGAGCGGACGAACCGCAACGGGCACATCGCCGCCAAGGCCTTCGGCCACACCACGGCGGGCCTATTCGGCTACACCCATCTCACCGGCGGCTATGCCGGCGGGCAAGCCGAATATCTCCGGGTGCCCTTCGCCGATGCCACCCATATCAAGGTGCCGAACGGGATCCCCGACGAGAAGCTTTTGTTTCTGAGCGACATCTTCCCCACCGGCTGGCAGGCGGCGGTGCAATGCGACATCCAGCCCACCGACACGGTGGCGATCTGGGGCTGCGGCCCGGTCGGACAGATGACGATCCGCAGCGCCATCCTGCTAGGGGCGAAACAGGTCATTGCCATCGACCGCATTCCCGAGCGCCTTGCGATGGCCGGGGCCGGTGGCGCCATCACGATCAACATCGATGAAGACAGCGTGATCGAGCGCCTCAACGAACTCACGAACGGGAAAGGCCCCGAGAAGTGCATCGACGCCGTCGGCATGGAGGCGCATGCGACCGCAACGATCGATTCCATGTACGACCGTGTGAAGCAGGCGACGATGATGGAGACCGATCGGCCGCATGTGCTGCGCGAGATGGCCTATGTCTGCCGACCGGCCGGCACGCTCTCGATTCCCGGTGTCTATGGCGGCCTGCTCGACAAGATCCCCTTCGGGGCGATCATGAACAAGGGTCTTACGATCCGCACGGGTCAGACGCATGTGAACCGCTGGTCCGACGATCTTCTGCGCCGCATCGAGAAGGGACAGATCGATCCGTCCTTCGTCATCACCCATACCGTGTCCCTCGATGAGGGGCCGGACATGTACAAGGTGTTCCGCGACAAGCAGGACGGCTGCATCAAGGTCGTCATCAAACCCTGA
- a CDS encoding NUDIX hydrolase: MSQIPPEELSQVAALPFRIKDGKIEVLLVTSRETKRWLIPKGWPMKGKKPHKAAAQEAEEEAGVKGEIKNKPLGSYDYWKRRAAHFDLCRVNVYPLEVSKQLKSWREKGQRRAQWFEVEEAAHQVLEPALADLIRSLPQHV; this comes from the coding sequence ATGTCCCAGATCCCCCCAGAAGAACTCAGCCAGGTTGCAGCGCTTCCTTTCCGCATCAAGGATGGAAAGATCGAGGTGCTTCTCGTGACATCGCGGGAAACCAAGCGCTGGCTGATTCCGAAGGGCTGGCCCATGAAGGGCAAGAAGCCGCACAAGGCGGCCGCCCAGGAGGCGGAGGAGGAGGCCGGCGTCAAGGGCGAGATCAAGAACAAGCCCCTCGGCTCCTACGATTACTGGAAGCGACGCGCCGCGCATTTCGATCTCTGCCGGGTCAACGTCTATCCCCTCGAGGTTTCCAAGCAGCTGAAATCCTGGCGGGAGAAGGGGCAGCGCAGGGCGCAGTGGTTCGAGGTCGAGGAAGCCGCTCACCAGGTTCTCGAGCCGGCGCTGGCCGACCTGATCCGCAGCCTGCCGCAGCACGTCTGA
- a CDS encoding inositol monophosphatase family protein, with protein MTTDGLDLRFAAACAVARESGVLARKRFLERPRSQRPDFKGPQDFLTATDAEVEELIRTRLSGLFPQDSFFGEEGGGSFERDVWVVDPIDGTANFARGIPHFAISIAFVRDGRVEIGVVYDVMHSELYTAQRGRGATLNGEPIRVSGLADMKQATVEAGWSSRLPPEPYIAVVDKLKAGGANVRRAGSGTLGIAYVADGRTDAYCELHINSWDVLAGLLLVEEAGGWANDFLANDGLRKGNPVLVCTPELADALTQATGIAR; from the coding sequence ATGACGACCGATGGCCTCGACCTGAGATTTGCCGCAGCCTGCGCCGTCGCGCGGGAGAGCGGCGTGCTCGCCCGCAAGCGCTTCCTGGAGCGGCCGCGCTCGCAGCGCCCGGATTTCAAGGGGCCGCAGGATTTTCTCACCGCCACCGATGCCGAGGTGGAGGAGTTGATTCGGACCCGGCTGAGCGGGCTTTTCCCGCAGGATTCCTTCTTCGGCGAGGAAGGCGGCGGATCCTTCGAGCGCGACGTCTGGGTCGTCGATCCCATCGACGGCACGGCGAATTTCGCCCGCGGCATCCCGCACTTCGCCATCTCCATCGCCTTCGTGCGCGATGGCCGCGTGGAGATCGGCGTGGTCTACGACGTGATGCATTCAGAGCTCTATACGGCCCAGCGTGGCCGTGGCGCGACCCTCAATGGAGAGCCGATCCGGGTGAGCGGACTTGCCGATATGAAGCAGGCGACGGTGGAAGCCGGATGGTCGTCACGATTGCCGCCGGAACCCTACATCGCCGTTGTCGACAAGCTGAAAGCCGGCGGCGCCAATGTCCGCCGCGCCGGCTCGGGAACGCTGGGCATTGCCTATGTCGCCGATGGGCGCACCGACGCCTATTGCGAGCTCCACATCAATTCCTGGGATGTGCTGGCGGGGCTCCTCCTCGTCGAGGAGGCCGGCGGCTGGGCCAACGACTTCCTGGCCAATGACGGCTTGCGTAAGGGAAACCCCGTTCTGGTGTGCACACCCGAGCTTGCCGACGCCCTCACGCAGGCGACGGGAATTGCGAGGTGA
- a CDS encoding ABC transporter substrate-binding protein gives MRLKKTFVTGTMLAGAMTALSFMSAGAAQAQGELVMYCGVQEEWCRAMVNAFERETGIKVSMTRKSAGEVYAQVKAESANPRADIWWGGTGDPHMQAAEEGLTVEYKSPKMSELQDWAVRQWEQSKQRTVGIYSGALGFGYNTELAQSKKIGEPKCWADLLKPELKDEVQVADPNSSGTAYTLLATIVQIMGEDKGFDYLKALHKNINQYTKSGAAPAKAMALGETTAGIAFMHDIVTMVVDKAPVKVVAPCEGTGYEIGSMSLIKGAKNMDNAKKFYDWALTANAQKLGADAKSYQVPSNKSTPVPPQAPKLSDIKLINFDFAKYGSSAERKRLLSKWDNEVKNLPK, from the coding sequence ATGAGACTGAAGAAGACTTTCGTAACGGGAACCATGCTGGCGGGCGCCATGACGGCCCTGTCCTTCATGTCAGCGGGAGCAGCCCAAGCGCAGGGCGAGCTCGTCATGTATTGCGGCGTGCAGGAAGAATGGTGCCGCGCCATGGTCAACGCCTTCGAGCGCGAGACCGGAATCAAGGTCTCCATGACCCGCAAGAGCGCCGGCGAGGTTTACGCCCAAGTGAAGGCGGAGTCCGCCAATCCCCGCGCCGACATCTGGTGGGGCGGCACGGGCGACCCCCATATGCAGGCAGCCGAGGAAGGCCTCACCGTGGAGTATAAATCTCCCAAGATGAGCGAGCTGCAGGACTGGGCGGTGCGCCAGTGGGAGCAGTCCAAACAGCGCACGGTCGGCATCTATTCCGGCGCGCTTGGCTTCGGGTACAACACCGAGCTCGCGCAGTCCAAAAAGATCGGCGAGCCGAAATGCTGGGCAGATCTGCTCAAGCCTGAGCTGAAGGACGAGGTGCAGGTCGCGGATCCGAACTCCTCCGGCACGGCCTATACGCTTCTCGCCACCATCGTGCAGATCATGGGCGAAGACAAAGGCTTCGATTACCTCAAGGCCCTGCACAAGAACATCAACCAATACACCAAGTCGGGCGCTGCTCCGGCCAAGGCCATGGCGCTCGGCGAGACGACGGCCGGCATCGCCTTCATGCACGATATCGTGACGATGGTGGTCGACAAGGCGCCGGTGAAGGTGGTCGCTCCCTGCGAGGGCACGGGCTACGAGATCGGCTCCATGTCGCTCATCAAGGGCGCCAAGAACATGGACAACGCCAAGAAGTTCTACGACTGGGCGCTGACGGCGAATGCACAGAAGCTCGGCGCCGACGCCAAGTCGTACCAGGTGCCGTCCAACAAGAGCACGCCGGTTCCGCCGCAGGCGCCCAAGCTCAGCGACATCAAGCTGATCAACTTCGACTTCGCGAAATACGGCTCCTCGGCCGAGCGCAAGCGCCTTCTGTCCAAGTGGGACAACGAGGTGAAGAACCTGCCGAAATAG